One Nicotiana tabacum cultivar K326 chromosome 23, ASM71507v2, whole genome shotgun sequence genomic window, TCCTATCTGTACAGTAAGAACTAAAAGCTAAATGAGTGGGGGATGGGGCGATTTCCTTTTCAGCTAAGTTTGATGAACATTTTCATCCTTTGTCAATACTTGTAATGCACAAGAAAAGATCCGTTGTTGTTCCTAAGTTGGAAGGTTAGATACAAAGATCACGACAACCGGACGAGATCAGTTTGAAATATATCTCACTTGTACTCTACTGTGTTCAGGTAAAGGAGGTAGGAATATATCTCGCTGGTTGCTCAGATATAGCAAAAAAGGTTGAAATCTACTATGACAACCTTTGGAAACTTGCCCACCTTGATGTTCCAGCTTACACAAGATCAGTTTGGGATTCACAGTGGCAGATTAATCGCAAGGTTCCATGTTGGTCCCATTATGTAAATCCTAAAGACAGGTGCAGGTAagcataaaataaatatgcaaatacTCTTTTTAAGTTGCTGGCTTTTGCCCTTTTTCTCCGCATCTTGCAGCATTATAAGAGTGTGGggaattcttttatttttcttgcacaTAATAATTGCACAAAAAAATAGCAAAAGGGAAATGGAAAAATAGAAGTCATAAGCAAGTGCAAAGGTCACTGCTTTTGGCTGTTCCCACTTATAGAGGTTGATATTTTTTGCCTTTATGCAATTGAAGTTCAGATAACCAAAACAGACTTCTGAAATTAGAACCCAAACACAAACTAAGACCTGCCTGCGAAAAATTCATTTGGGGAACTGCTAAATGCCTTGCTATAATTTCTCCCTTACTCTGCTGAAAGCCCTACTTCACAATGTATAATGGAACAGAACTAGGACTGCACTTCAAACATTGGGTGTTCAAGTTTGGGAAATAAGCTCGAGTTTAAAAACTTTAACATGATAAAATTTCCTTACCAAGAAAATGAAGTGATCGGAAAACCTCTTGATGCAGGCCTTACTGTTATTAATAGGGTATTATACTGTGTCTTGACAGATCACCACTTCCCAAATGTATGGAGGTTGCTCACATCTCTGGCTACCCTGTATTATCAGACCCTTTCATGTTTCACATTCCCATAGAGACACCTGGAGTCAATGATTTGTTTTTCCATCCTCAACCCAGCTACCTTTCGTTTGCTCCTCCAGAGGTATATGGTTACTGGAATAAGTGTATTAGCAACTAATCTGCATTTTCATCTACTGTGGTGATATGACATTTATCTCCTGGAGGGtgctttttatttttctcttcacATTTCTGTTTTCTTATGTACACTGTGGTAAGTCAATGAGTATTTACATCCCATCATGCTTATATAACCCTTTATTCATTTAGTGAACTCTGCCAAAATGAATGATAAAAATTTCTGAGCAAATTACATTTTCTTGGAGTTCGTGCAAATTTGGATTTGGTAGCTAACTTCATTGGTCTGAAGCAGAAGTCAAATACGATCCTTGTTCCTCTAGATATCATATAAATAGTTTTCTTTTTCACGCTTTCATAGCAGGACACTATTTAAATAAAATCTTACATCTCCACTTAGTCCAAATATCCTAAGCTGCTAATATGCCTTGCTTGCTAAAAGAATTAATTGTCTAGTTGCAACTTAATATTTACAATCATGTCCCTTGCTTTGTTTCAACATACTTATGTAGTCCATAAATTGCAGCTCTTGTTTGGTAAGTACTATACAGATGAACAGGCTTGGGTGGACACAATTAAATCAGTAAGAAATGGAGGAACAGTCAGAATCAACACCATGGATTGGCTTGGTCAGTCAGGATACACAAAAGAAACAGTTTATTGGCCGTCACTTTCTTCAGCTATTTCAGAGGTAACTTGTGCTTCTTCTATCTTTTGCATGTTAATCTTTGAAGTGCAGCATATAAACATATATCTCTTTTGACTTCTGATTGAAGGTCTCATTCTATTTGCATGCTTTATTCGACTGCTTTTTCTCTCTGTAATTTTAAATGGCTTTAAGTTAAACTTTACAATTAGGTATTTCCTGATGCTTGATTAGAAGTACTGCCTGTACAGCTCAAATGCATGATGCGTTTTTCTCCTTGAAATGCATGATGCATTAAAGCAGTATCTACTGAGAAGTAAATGCAGTCTACTGATTCAACTTTTCATACTGCACAAATCTACTAATTAGTTCATAATGTCTCCTTTCTTGTACTGTTTGACAAATAGTTGTGGCGCAATATCGGGTTAAGTATGCTGGTAATATATTGCCAGGTTTGGAATCAAATATTGTGATAGACCATGTGCAAGTTCAGGCTATGGAAGCTGATCGCAATTTGCTCGTATTTCTTAGTGAATGTTGCTTCCTAGTTTGGTCTTCAGTTTTTTATATGCTTTTGACATCTGAGAACTCTTGTGGATACTTAAGCGTGTATAACAAATAAAAGGAGAGGGCCTGTGCAAAAGACAAACTGCTTGAAAGTAAAGTCACTTAAAAAGATTGTTTAATAGGGGAAATGCAGAAGACCAAAAGATATATAGGGAATTGTTAAAATTGCGGTCTACTCAACCAGTAAATTGCGGTCTACTCAACCAGGTCTACATTAATGCTTGTCATCTTTAAGTATAGTAGTTGTTTTCCTTGGCAGCTATATAGTGGCAGCACATGGGAGAAACTGGGAGCTATGAGCTGGAGATTAGCTATACGTCTCTTGCTTCCTACAATGGTTTCAATAGGAAAAAGCATCTGGTGGCCCCATTTTACTCTACAACAATAGTAAATGTCCATATAGACTCTTATTGAATGCTGAAAACCAAGTTGATGTTAAGTATAAGCACTACCAATTCGCGGGTTTATAATATCACTACTTTCTCAGGACAGCATGCATTTGTCCTTGATTGGACCAACCTTGAGATCCTTCAAAGATTCAAGCTTTACCTTCATCCCGCGTGTAAAATTGGTTAAAACTTAATCTTGTTGTAATTATTTTAATGCAGGTTGTCTTCTCTAAGAGTGCAAAGGTTCAAATACTGGTCGCAAAGTGGGCTCATTTTATAAACAACACAGATCAGTATCTAAAGTCCTTGCTTTACTCCAACACACTATGCTCTTCTTCAAAGTACAACCATTGTTCTGGTAAAGTTGAGATCAAGTATTACATTGTTCCAGGATACAATTCAACTGGACCTGCAGCACTTAATGGCACTGCTACCGGGAATATGTATCCTGGGTATACACGGGTTAATCATGGTAAATATGCAGTTAGTGATATGCGTGCACACATAAGCACCAGCAACCTGGTGTGGGACTACTTTTATACGACAGCAGGCGTTAGCTTTGGGACACATCAACCTGCTATTGTTTCGCAACTTCAACAAATCTTCGATGCTGACTGGACTTCGCCATATGCAGTGCCAGTTGAACCATTGGAGGAAGGTCATGCGTGTTCAAGctgatgaaaaaagaaaaaaagacaaaagaaaagaaaagaaagattggCTCAGAGTCCTTCTCTGACACAGTTTAAAACAAGTGGAAGCAAAAGGCATAGGAGAATGATTAAAGCTATTGAATCCAGCTACTTTTGGAGCTTAGGTCCTTAACATTCCTTTCTGTGGACATTTATTCGGAATCGCTTGCAGAAAACCTTTTACAATTTGTTCATCAAATAAATCTGGTTATGTTATGCAGCACAACTTATCGGTTTTGTCTCCATCagaattaaaatttaaaaccttaaactgCATAAAAAATGAGATGTAAATTACAGGCATACGTATCTGGTTTCTGAAATAATATCCACAGCCCACACTGCTataaaattttccaacaaaattttgACAGATGAAATATGCAGTCACTTAAAAGACCTAAACAGTCCCTTATCATGAGGTAGGTATTCTGATCCCTCATAACCACTGAATATAAATACTCCATTATTCCTAATTTTTGTGTTATACTTTTCATTTTACTCTGTCCCAATAGAATGTTATACTTATTTAGAACTAATTTGgctttaaatttcttattttacccttaatgagatgtTTTATACCCACACAAATATCTATAGCTTATCTTAAATTACAAGTTTTAGAAGtcttccttttaaaaaaaaaaaaaattcccctaGTTAAATACCTCCACATAAATTGGTGAAAATAGCAcgagctagccagttttcggaatGGTAAttgaaaatagccactattttgctgcaacacggaaagttccagcataatatattagaAATttgtgcacctgtgtatgaacttccagcataatatgctggaagttcacatgtaaaaaattcgaactatagtatattatgctggaatattttccggattttgaacaatgtttttgttcaaatttttctttacatgaaaagtcgattacttttgaaattgtggctatttttcaattatcacttgtaaatataattatttttgaactttgtTAAATAGGGTTACCTAGTCCTATAAATTTGTAAAGGAGGGGTGACTTTCTGGAGTTGAAGCGACACACATCAACTAGCGGAACATGTAACAAACGCACGTGGCAATTGCTGAACTTAATGTAAGAATACAAACGAAGAACTTAATCATCATCCCCATATGAAAAGAAAACATGAGATATCGTAACTGGCTCTGGTTCACAATTGGTAGCAGCTTCTTAGTCTGTTTCTATTCCTACTTTTATTACTAGTGAAGTCTTAATCGCATACATTACGTGGTTAGGCAGCAAAATTTGCGGTGTGTAACTTGCTAAAGCTTCTGCCTTTTCAGCAAAATGCACGCAGCAAAACCTTCAACTAAATACTTGACTTGAGCCAATCTGCTCCCACCCCGACCTGATGGAAAAGATTACCTTGGTAACATATGTTTTTAGTGGACAGCTAGCTAGCTTGGTAAATTAACTGTATACACCACGATATGTTAGTATATTatcattttaattattaaaataaaatatgccaTAACTTCTACTACTCCGTGATAGTAGAAAATAGTCATAATGTAGAAAATGACCATCTCTTTTGTAACTCTTCTCTCATGTTCTACCACTAATTACACACTAATTCATCCATTATTTCATGTTCTTCATGATTTCATAACTTATTATCCCACTTTCTTCTAATTTAATTCAAGGAAGAATTCCAACATCTATAATAAGAGTTTTTCTTACATGATGTAGTAtgttaaaaaaattattgagtgctaaaaaaaaaaaagtgaggtaaaagttgtgaagaagaagaagaagaagagagttctACTTTTGTTGAGGGAAGATGTTCATCTTGGTGGAGCTTTGGACTTAACAACTTTTTCAGAGTTTGTTCGAGCCATACGACGTGATCGGGCTGTTGTATCCTGGGGGAGACAAGTCAAGAGAATTACTGCTGGACCAGTGAAGACTTTGCTACAATGGACTTGAATCTCCTTAAAGAGAGCGAGATATCCGCGCCtcaacctaaaaatattttattttatttttcaagtgtAATTGTGATGGAAACTAAGGGTCCACTAAACTACGTAGAGAATCAAGTTCTCTATAAGTTCCCACAGAACGCACGCACACAACAGTAAGTAAATAACACAATaaaattttacgtgaaaaactcccaactcacgggattaaaaatcacgacctacccttgtaggatttcaacttcactactgagcaaactttagattacaacctattgtaatctaggaattaacctcttaatccctcactaacttgtaacaactctattacaatgcactttgtaataactctattataaagacttacaactcgactaactctagccaagacacaaacacaaggcttatgattttataaagatttcctacacaatgcttctaactaagctaagtaggaattacaagtaaagtaCTTTAACAAAGGTGCAACACAACTAGGGACATGTAATGATTCAATACATGAAACTGGTTCttcgttatgttgttctttgttcttgatgcccttgAGAATCACTTGCAAGATTGACACAGACTTGAGAGAATTGCTTGATAGATTATGAATGTGCAAAGGTTTTGTTTTGCCTTTACTTGATGTTAGTAATTAATTTATGACATCACTTGGATGATGCAAATAAGTTAGGTAAAGGGCATTCCCCGTAAAGTTGATTGTTGCACTATTTTTAAACTGTtgcgtgtgcaggcagcaactttacagATGTGAGAAGTTGACTTGTACTGTCACTAAGGGAACTGGTGGCTatctgttccctctgttgttccttTGATTCTAAAGAGTTGAACCACGTCCCCGACTTGAGACTTGTCGTTCTTTAAGTACTTGAGGATGTGTAAcatgttccttatctggttcttatcaTTAAGTTTGTTACATAATCAAAACATAAATGGGATACATATAACCTATCAAGTTccctctttttgatgatgacaaacttataatttaAATCCCTCCTAAGAACCAAAATGGTAGATCAGTTTGCTGTATTCCCCCTGAATCTGTTCCCCCAGCTTGTTTCCCCTCGATTATtttccccccttttggcatcataaaaataTCAATAGCAAGCAATAAGCAAAAAAAGTCTAGCTtggttaactcatgccacatatgtgcacacaatcatgaCTAAAAACAGAGCGAAAGAGCAAGATATACACAACAAAAGGATGAAACGTCCATTAATTTTTGGAAATTAAGCAGGGAACAGTTCCATTATTACCAAACCAtccataaaaataaaaacaacaaaaagtaCCAGTCATAAAGATCAttaagagaaagagaagaaaaataaatagagCATATTAGGAACTTGACACTGGGAACATGGCGGCTATTAAGGAGCACTGGAAGGGGGAGAACTGGAGGCAGAGGAAGAGGCAAGGGTTCTAAGAAGGATGTCCATACGAGCATTTACAGACCCTTGCTCGGTTAGCAACCTTTCCTTCAGGTCCTCAACCTGTTTCTTGAGAGCAGCATTTTCCTTTTCTCAGGCGGGCAACCTCTGTGTTTTGGGCACTACTGGAACTAGCTGCCTCCTGGGTCTGATTGATCTGACCTTCGAGAATGGCATTCCGATCCTTCAGCTTCCTTATTTCTTCAGTGGCACTATCTTGAGCATTGATCAACTGAGAAATGGTCGAATTGTTGCCAACCCCTCCACTCCTATCAATGCACTCACACTCTTCAAGGGTGATTTTGGAGAACGATTGGTTGCGAGTTCCTACTTTAGCCTGTCCCAAGGGAACCTTGAAGAATTCAAACACTTTAGTGAGGAGAAACCTGTAAGGCAACCCATGATTACCTTCCTTGAACTCTGCAACTTTCTTCATGTGCTCTATCATAAGACCAGGCAGGTTTATGATGGTGTAGCCATCCAGTGCTTCCATGATAACCAAGTCTGCTCTTGATGTAATAGAGTGTCTTTCAGCACATGGGAGCAGAACTTTGTTCACCATTTCAAACATTAGTTGATACACTAGAAGGAGGGCCTTCTTGTGTACCCGTTCCCCTTGCTGTACTGCCTTATCCTTCACAATGACGTTTCTGAAATTTGTAGAGCAGACCCCCTCAATGGATTACATACCATCAGTGGGCACGCCCAAAATGGCTCCCGGTACACTAGTGTCCATCAAAAATCAACACCGTTCACTTTCAGACAAATGTTATCATTCTCAACTGTGAAGAACTCAGCATAAAAGCTACGCACTTCTGCCTCATATACCTTGGGATTGTCAGTTGTGAATAGATGTGTCCACTATTGGAATTCACAGATCTCCGCCAGTTGGCACATTCCTGACATATCCAGAATATCGGGGGCAAATGTACGGCCCCACAGTACCTTTTGGATTCTTAGTTTTTCCCTTCCAGCATCCTGGGTTGCACCAGCCTTGGCCCTCTTGgaggaaccaggttcttcactagCACTAGCATTCCTTTTCACTGATTGTCTTGCACTTTTTCTTTTCTCACCAGATTTCTCGGACACCTTTTTCTCAGAAACTTGTTCAACCAACTCTTCACCAGATTTCTCAGCTTCTTTCTCACAAGACTTTTCACCCTCAACCTTGCTCAAGTCCATTTCACTCACAAATGACTCCTTTTTGGACTTTGGAACAGTAAGTTTCTTTGAGGACTTACGAaccaaggaaccaggttcctcttctacctcatcatcaatatcaacaaCTAGTGCAGGAGGCACTACCTTCTCATTTATAACCTTTCTATCTTTCAccaatctcctcttcttcttttccttaaAACTGACTTAAATTCTTCCTTCTTCTGCAACCTAATGATAGGTCTCTTAGAAGTTGACTCTTGGGGAGTTGCCTGACTACTCCTAGCCCTGATGAAGCTCTCAAGAGCCATATTATCATAGTCATCTTCACTCCCTTCGTTTTTCTCCTCAGACAGAGATCTCATCTCGGGAGGAACAATGGCCAATGGCTTAGCATAGAAATGAGGAGAGGGAGCGAGATCAGTACTGACCTAGGGTTCTTTAGAATAACAAGGagtttcatcccaagtaggagcATGGTGCTCCTCTTGTGTGTAGGGATCAGGTCCCTCAGGAAGTTCCCCAATAGTACTGTCTGGTGCCAGATTTTTGACAGGCACCAGTTCCCTTCCCTCCACCAGTAGACTATCACCTTCCCCCTTAGACCCATTTATTTCAGACACTCCTTCATACTCACCAACTACACAACCCTCAGTTTTGATTGACAACATATTCTATATGGCCTCTTGTTCTTGCAAACCCAAAGTAAACTCAGAAGACATAAGGAGAGAATTACCTGTAGACTCAACAACATTCAAATCAGGACCTGGGGTAGTCTTTGTCGATTCATCACTGTTACAACCTACTCCTTGCATCTCAGAACATTCTTCCACTGGTCGACTAGAAATTTCCTGATTGTCTTTTTTCGCCACTGTATCTGCTTCTACCATTTTTTTCGACGAGACAGAAAGAGAGGTTGCTACCACAAATTTCTTGGGAGTCAAGGTTTTGCGACTCCTATGAGAGCCAATGCTCGATTGAGTTGGAGAGGAACCAGTATGTGATTGTGACTCTATCTTAGGGTTTAGACTAGATGGTGTAAGGATTGTAGGTTCTAGCACTAAGGATTCAATAGGTGATGACACAATGAGGACGATGCTTGGAACAATTTGAGTCTCCAAATTTTCAGACATGGTTGAGGATAGTGAGAGTTTGATGGAAGAAGAGAGTGTTTGGTTTGAAGGAAAAAGGGAATTTTTGGCTTTGATGTGAACAATTATGATAGTGACTGTGAGAGAGGTTATTTAAGAGGGGTGTGGGACCGGTTAGGAATGGGTATCAAGTTGGGTATACGGGTCGTTTCATAACGGGCAGGACACTTGAGTtccaaaaagagagagaaaggaaTGATTGACATTTTAATGATGTGGCACCATTTCAGCCGTTAAAAAGATATGGATGAGAGTACATACAAACTACTAACCAGTGTCAAAGGAACTAGGTTCCCTGACAGATTTTGTAAATGTGAACTTCATCCTTTTGACTGAAATGTGATATCATTGGCTACTTGCTTTCTCTATAATCGCCATGCGTATCTACCTGCAATGATATAGAGATGAGTTAGACTttgccagaaaacactttttagctattttacctgtacatttctttcatagccaatcattgagGGACCAGGTACCTAGCTAGATTTCATCAACCCTAGTGCCAAGCGATTCTTTTCAAAGTGCTCTGTGCggtgctttggtgaagata contains:
- the LOC107812157 gene encoding uncharacterized protein LOC107812157, whose amino-acid sequence is MRDIIAFLLFLFLTTTTTITATAHESSKCKAWLVQSIPTDMPQLAPVPGILSTADVLQWLAGNSSKSLDIIAQYWQLVPRSSDPRSGDYGYSDDKLRQFGANQGLKVYKALETAANRKLPIRLLQHSGVYPDYTEEPSNLASGRPNVKNVTLLLSDWWGSGVVHAKVWISDSRDVYIGSANNDWKSLTQVKEVGIYLAGCSDIAKKVEIYYDNLWKLAHLDVPAYTRSVWDSQWQINRKVPCWSHYVNPKDRCRSPLPKCMEVAHISGYPVLSDPFMFHIPIETPGVNDLFFHPQPSYLSFAPPELLFGKYYTDEQAWVDTIKSVRNGGTVRINTMDWLGQSGYTKETVYWPSLSSAISEVVFSKSAKVQILVAKWAHFINNTDQYLKSLLYSNTLCSSSKYNHCSGKVEIKYYIVPGYNSTGPAALNGTATGNMYPGYTRVNHGKYAVSDMRAHISTSNLVWDYFYTTAGVSFGTHQPAIVSQLQQIFDADWTSPYAVPVEPLEEGHACSS